Within Williamwhitmania taraxaci, the genomic segment AATGAGTTTATACACAGATGTCCAAGAAAAAGGATAGATTTCAGGAAATTGGGAGGTTGATTGCTTCCGAGAAAATTCACACCCAAGAGGGACTTCTCGAAAATCTCTCGAAAAACGGTTACGATGTAACTCAAGCTACTTTGTCGCGCGATTTAAAGGAGATAGGAGTAGCCAAAGTTCCCGATAATGAGATGGGCTATGTGTATGTAATGCCCAATAGTATTAGCCAAGCATCCAAGCATATGTCGATGGTTAATTTGCCGGTGGAGAGCGTAATTTGGGTGGAGTTTACCCATAGTTTTGCAGTATTAAAAACTCATTCAGGATTTGCCA encodes:
- the argR gene encoding arginine repressor, whose translation is MSKKKDRFQEIGRLIASEKIHTQEGLLENLSKNGYDVTQATLSRDLKEIGVAKVPDNEMGYVYVMPNSISQASKHMSMVNLPVESVIWVEFTHSFAVLKTHSGFASSVAMFIDHAKMPEIIGTLAGDDTILVINRDNYARKDILAALRRLFPGLKEH